TCGTCTTCTTGAAAGGCAATCTCAATTGCTTTTTCAAAATTTTCTTGACTAGCACCATTTCGGAAAATATTTATTCCTAACCCAAAGTTGGTTGATTTTGGTTTTACTACAAAACTTTTCTCTCGAAAAAGAGTATAATCTTTTATAGCATCTTCCGCATTTTCATATTCTATACTCTTAGGAACAGAAAATCCGTGGTCTGCTAATATTTTTTTGGTAACTACTTTATTTTCCATAATTAGAGGTGCAATGTATGTATCTTTGGACGTCATATTTCCATTTTTTATATACTCGACATGGTCTTTATACTTTAAGGAAATAAATTGGTCTTTTCGATCAAGAATCTCTATTTTCAAACCTTTTTGAATGGCATCAAACAATAAAATTTGAGTAGATAATTCCATATCTTCGAATCCAGTTAGACTATAAGGCTGCTCTAATGCTATTTTTTTATTTTCTTTTGCTTTTGAAATCCCCCACTCCAAAAGACTACCGCCTGTTTGAATAACTTCAACCATTTTCCCACTTAAAGTTTGAGATGGATCTTCAAAAGCATTTATTTTTTTATCCACAGTTGTAATTCTTGCAGGATCATTTCCTAATTCTACTAGCATTGCTTTCATTCCTTCAAGAATCTCTATTCCCTCTTCTTTAAATGTTGAAGGTTTCAAAGGAGACTCAAAGGCGGTTACAAAGTTCATTTCTTTTCCTTTTTCTCGATTAGACTCATTAGCATCTTCATCCATCCATAACATATACATCAAAAAATAATGAATGAAATTCATATCTTCTTCTAAGATTCCATATGCTGCAAAAGGATTCAAATCAAATAGTCGAAATTCTAAGTAAGCAATTCCCTTTTCCAAAATCTCTTTTGCATTTTTTCCACCACGAAAACGTACGGTGCTATAAAATTCTTTTTCTTCTATTAATTTCCCTTCATCTACCATTGCCTGAATGGTTTCTACATAATCTTCCAGAGTTTCAAAAGAAACATCAACATCATCATTATTAACATATCCATATTTACTACTTCTTAAACTTCTTATATACCCATCAGGAATATCGGATGGGACCACATTATCTTTGAAATACTCTTTTTCTGCTTCTATGGCTGCCCCCATCAAATAAGTAAGAATCCATTGGTAGCGTAAAAAATTATGCGCTACTTTCAAATATACTTTATCTTGAAAATCTTTATAGTGTTCAATTTCATTTTGTTGTTGAAACACATGATTTAAAAAATCTTGATTAAATTCAAAATTATAATGAATTCCACTAACCATTTGCTTTCTTTTTCCGTAAACAGCCGCTAAGTATTCTCTATATTTTCTATCTTCAGGATTATCTAATTTTGCTATTTCTATTTCTTCCTCTTCTGGCATTAATACCGGAACACTTAATGGAAGTAAATACTCCTCTTCTGGAATCGTACCTAAAGTGACATCATGAATAGCGGCAAGCCACTGCATGGTACCTTCAACAGAGTCCACGGGTGGTGTAATCAACTCTAATTGAGCTTCCGCAAAATCAGTTTGAACATACGGATGAAAATCACGGTTTCCAAATTGATGAGGATGTTCTATTTTTGAAATAATTCCCTTCTCATTTATTCGTTGGGATTCCTTTTCAAGTCCGAAGACTCCTTTCATAAATAGGTTCTCCCATGTATTTTCCTTTATAATGGCTTGTATATTCATTTATATAATCCTTCTTTCTTCTGCATTTTTGCACTAGTCCTATTATAGCGATTATCTAGTGCTTTGATAAGAAGAATGCCTATAAGTTTTTCACATTCGTTTATATTTATGATATTATCACTGTTTTTTTCGAATGTTTGTTCTTATTCGTCGTATCCCTTATAATACAATTACAATAAGGAGAGGAACTATATTATGAAAAAACCACTTGCTTATCGCATGCGTCCTACAAATATCGATGAAGTTGTCGGTCAGCGACACTTAGTCGGTCCAAATAAAATTATCCGACGAATGGTAGAAGCTAAAATGCTTTCCTCTATGATTCTTTATGGTCCTCCTGGAACAGGTAAAACAAGTATTGCTAGTGCTATTTCTGGATCCACTCATTCAGCTTTTCGACAGCTAAATGCAGCTACCGACTCAAAAAAAGATTTACAGATTGTTGTGGAAGAAGCAAAATTTTCAGGACAAGTTATTTTACTTCTTGATGAAATCCATCGCTTAGATAAACCCAAGCAAGACTTTTTACTTCCTCATTTAGAAAGTGGAAAAGTTATTTTGATTGGTGCAACTACTGAAAATCCGTATATTAGTATCAATCCTGCAATTAGAAGTAGAAGCCAAATATTTGAAGTTGTTCCC
The Jeotgalibaca sp. MA1X17-3 genome window above contains:
- the gshAB gene encoding bifunctional glutamate--cysteine ligase GshA/glutathione synthetase GshB produces the protein MNIQAIIKENTWENLFMKGVFGLEKESQRINEKGIISKIEHPHQFGNRDFHPYVQTDFAEAQLELITPPVDSVEGTMQWLAAIHDVTLGTIPEEEYLLPLSVPVLMPEEEEIEIAKLDNPEDRKYREYLAAVYGKRKQMVSGIHYNFEFNQDFLNHVFQQQNEIEHYKDFQDKVYLKVAHNFLRYQWILTYLMGAAIEAEKEYFKDNVVPSDIPDGYIRSLRSSKYGYVNNDDVDVSFETLEDYVETIQAMVDEGKLIEEKEFYSTVRFRGGKNAKEILEKGIAYLEFRLFDLNPFAAYGILEEDMNFIHYFLMYMLWMDEDANESNREKGKEMNFVTAFESPLKPSTFKEEGIEILEGMKAMLVELGNDPARITTVDKKINAFEDPSQTLSGKMVEVIQTGGSLLEWGISKAKENKKIALEQPYSLTGFEDMELSTQILLFDAIQKGLKIEILDRKDQFISLKYKDHVEYIKNGNMTSKDTYIAPLIMENKVVTKKILADHGFSVPKSIEYENAEDAIKDYTLFREKSFVVKPKSTNFGLGINIFRNGASQENFEKAIEIAFQEDETVLLEDFVEGTEYRFFVIGDETKAVLLRVPANVQGDGIHSIEELVAIKNDNPLRGYNHRTPLEKIEMGATEKITLEEQGFNKEDIPAKGENVYLRDNSNVSTGGDSIDYTDQVDESYKEIAVGISKTLGANVSGIDMMIIDYKNPAESKEGNYGVIEANFNPMMMMHIYPYQGKSRRLTLDILALLFPEMKH